A section of the Delphinus delphis chromosome 1, mDelDel1.2, whole genome shotgun sequence genome encodes:
- the LOC132428531 gene encoding pre-mRNA-splicing factor SYF2-like, which produces MGEEKEEEKPQSGIFSGEEFYPTSNSLLHGTHVPSTEETDRMVVDLEKQIEKRDKYSWRRPYNDADIDYINERNAKFNKAGRFYEKYTAEIKQNLERRTAV; this is translated from the exons AtgggagaggaaaaagaggaggaaaaacccCAATCTGGGATTTTCAG TGGAGAGGAGTTCTACCCAACATCTAACAGTCTTCTTCACGGAACACACGTGCCTTCCACAGAGGAAACTGATAGGATGGTCGTAGACTTGGAAAAGCA AATTGAAAAACGAGACAAATACAGCTGGAGACGTCCTTATAATGATGCAGATATTGACTACATTAATGAAAGGAATGCCAAATTCAACAAGGCAGGAAGATTCTATGAGAAATATACAGCTGAAATTAAACAAAACTTGGAAAGAAGAACAGCTGTCTAA
- the RSRP1 gene encoding arginine/serine-rich protein 1 isoform X1 produces the protein MSSYVNDLWPGSPHKASPSSSRSGPSSRLSSASGSRSPPSSPSRSIVSTRSWSRSRSRSPPRRRSRSRSRSRRRHRRRYRRYSRSYSRSRSYSRSRSRPRSRRYRARHHGSSRRSYRSLSRPRSRGRSPYRRTYAFARDRPYYGFGRTVYPEERRGWRGRSRTRSRSPTPFRLSEKDRMELLEIAKANAAKALGTANFDLPASLRTVSVSKETNRGTAVLNNGAKSELSDKLIEDEIENPNEKSSQQKSIAFSSNNSVAKPLLQKSAKATAEETSSGSPKIDKKKSPYGLWIPVEKNINS, from the exons ATGTCCAGCTACGTGAACGACCTGTGGCCGGGCTCGCCGCACAAGGCCTCCCCCTCGTCGTCGCGGTCGGGCCCGTCCAGCCGGCTGTCCTCGGCGTCCGGGAGCCGCTCTCCCCCGAGCTCTCCGTCCCGATCCATCGTCTCGACTCGGTCGTGGTCGCGGAGCCGCAGCCGCAGCCCGCCCCGGCGGAGGAGCAGGTCGAGGTCTCGCTCCCGAAGGCGCCACCGGAGGAGGTATCGGCGCTACTCGCGCTCGTACTCGCGGAGCCGCTCGTACTCGCGGAGCCGCTCGCGCCCCCGCAGCCGCCGGTACCGGGCGAGGCACCACGGCTCCTCCAGGAGGTCCTACCGGTCCCTCAGCCGCCCCCGCTCCCGAGGCCGCTCGCCTTACCGGAGGACCTACGCTTTCGCGCGGGACCGCCCGTACTACGGTTTCGGCCGCACCGTCTACCCGGAGGAGCGCAGAGGCTGGAGGGGGCGATCCCGGACCAGGTCGCGCAGCCCAACCCCATTTCGTCTGAGTGAGAAGG ATCGAATGGAGCTGTTAGAAATAGCAAAAGCCAATGCCGCAAAAGCATTAGGAACAGCCAACTTTGACTTGCCAGCCAGTCTCAGAACTGTTTCTGTATCTAAAGAAACCAACCGTGGAACAGCTGTACTGAATAATGGTGCAAAGTCTGAG CTGTCGGATAAGTTAATagaagatgaaatagaaaatcccAACGAGAAGTCTTCCCAGCAAAAAAGCATAGCTTTTAGCTCTAAT AATTCTGTAGCAAAGCCATTGCTTCAGAAATCAGCTAAAGCTACTGCTGAAGAGACCTCTTCAGGATCCCCAAAAATAGATAAGAAGAAAAGTCCATATGGACTGTGGATACCTGTCGAAAAGAACATCAATAGCTAA
- the RSRP1 gene encoding arginine/serine-rich protein 1 isoform X2 has protein sequence MSSYVNDLWPGSPHKASPSSSRSGPSSRLSSASGSRSPPSSPSRSIVSTRSWSRSRSRSPPRRRSRSRSRSRRRHRRRYRRYSRSYSRSRSYSRSRSRPRSRRYRARHHGSSRRSYRSLSRPRSRGRSPYRRTYAFARDRPYYGFGRTVYPEERRGWRGRSRTRSRSPTPFRLSEKDRMELLEIAKANAAKALGTANFDLPASLRTVSVSKETNRGTAVLNNGAKSEMF, from the exons ATGTCCAGCTACGTGAACGACCTGTGGCCGGGCTCGCCGCACAAGGCCTCCCCCTCGTCGTCGCGGTCGGGCCCGTCCAGCCGGCTGTCCTCGGCGTCCGGGAGCCGCTCTCCCCCGAGCTCTCCGTCCCGATCCATCGTCTCGACTCGGTCGTGGTCGCGGAGCCGCAGCCGCAGCCCGCCCCGGCGGAGGAGCAGGTCGAGGTCTCGCTCCCGAAGGCGCCACCGGAGGAGGTATCGGCGCTACTCGCGCTCGTACTCGCGGAGCCGCTCGTACTCGCGGAGCCGCTCGCGCCCCCGCAGCCGCCGGTACCGGGCGAGGCACCACGGCTCCTCCAGGAGGTCCTACCGGTCCCTCAGCCGCCCCCGCTCCCGAGGCCGCTCGCCTTACCGGAGGACCTACGCTTTCGCGCGGGACCGCCCGTACTACGGTTTCGGCCGCACCGTCTACCCGGAGGAGCGCAGAGGCTGGAGGGGGCGATCCCGGACCAGGTCGCGCAGCCCAACCCCATTTCGTCTGAGTGAGAAGG ATCGAATGGAGCTGTTAGAAATAGCAAAAGCCAATGCCGCAAAAGCATTAGGAACAGCCAACTTTGACTTGCCAGCCAGTCTCAGAACTGTTTCTGTATCTAAAGAAACCAACCGTGGAACAGCTGTACTGAATAATGGTGCAAAGTCTGAG ATGTTTTGA
- the SYF2 gene encoding pre-mRNA-splicing factor SYF2, giving the protein MAAATVAEKVPVDGAEEQQPPAAAEELAAQKREQRLRKFRELHLKRNEARKLNHQEVVEEDKRLKLPANWEAKKARLEWELQEEEKKKECAARGEDYEKVKLLEISAEDAERWERKKRRKNPDLGFSDYAAAQLRQYHRLTKQIKPDMETYERLREKHEEEFYPTSNSLLHGTHVPSTEEIDRMVVDLEKQIEKRDKYSRRRPYNDDADIDYINERNAKFNKKAERFYGKYTAEIKQNLERGTAV; this is encoded by the exons ATGGCGGCTGCGACTGTAGCAGAGAAG GTGCCGGTAGACGGCGCGGAGGAACAGCAGCCCCCTGCGGCGGCCGAGGAGCTGGCCGCCCAGAAGCGCGAACAGAGACTGCGCAAATTCCGGGAGCTGCACCTGAAGCGG AATGAAGCTCGTAAATTAAATCACCAGGAAGTTGTTGAAGAAGATAAAAGACTTAAGTTACCTGCAAATTGGGAAGCCAAAAAAGCTCGTTTGGAATGGGAActacaagaagaagaaaagaaaaag gaaTGTGCAGCAAGAGGGGAAGACTACGAGAAAGTGAAGTTGCTAGAGATCAGTGCAGAAGATGCAGAAAGAtgggagaggaaaaagaggaggaaaaatccCGACCTGGGATTTTCAG attatgcTGCTGCCCAGCTTCGCCAGTACCATCGGCTGACCAAACAGATCAAACCGGACATGGAAACATATGAGAGACTGAGAGAAAAGCA TGAGGAAGAGTTTTACCCAACATCCAACAGTCTTCTTCATGGGACACATGTGCCTTCCACAGAGGAAATTGATAGGATGGTCGTAGACCTGGAAAAACA AATTGAAAAACGAGACAAATATAGTCGGAGACGTCCCTATAATGATGATGCAGATATTGACTACATTAATGAAAGGAATGCCAAATTCAACAAGAAGGCAGAAAGATTCTATGGGAAATATACAGCTGAAATTAAACAGAATTTGGAAAGAGGAACAGCTGTCTAA